The Limanda limanda chromosome 13, fLimLim1.1, whole genome shotgun sequence region gacattttttcatcgataaactattgcatgttcgctatgtggcaggaggtcggaatatccgagttgacctgaacgcagcacagcgaggctgttagcagctggaggaagcagcccggagctaagcctccgctgctcggcttcatgtccgcacacggaccgtcagtccacgcggagggtaacccggacagacccgggtctgggtgaggggttccgggagtgagggcattacaacgaccggactgagaggtcgagagccgtcagatcgagctagctctcagcggctagctgctctctctcggGGCTCAAGattacagcagcgcatattttcaagtgtaacattgaacggatcctgtttaactgccacaagagttgttaatcttgtaataaagatctcaatgaggaaacacgctgttttttctattttcactgcattttaatataggctataaatagtgaattttaatataaaaatatgaatgattaatcgaaaaatcgatcgttaattcttccgacgatcgattaagacaatttaatcgaatgcccatccctagttcatttacgctgagttttaaataattcatatatttttaaagaaatatgctcaaaatataagcaggcatacttgggtttgtgtcatttaaggtatactgtatgccttggaattctcattgttagtttgaatactacattttgtcactttttcgcgtatacaccgagatttcacgaaatgttcggtcatggaaatttggtttaaagtcatggaaaagtcatggaaaagtcatggaaatccattggtcaaaatgtgtatgaaccctgattaCATGGCTTTTCCTCCCACATTTTCCAATTTGCACCTCAGTGCTGAATCATTTCCATGATATTTTCAGGAGTCACATTTCTAAATAGTAATGCTTTACAAGCCTAAGTACTATTTCATTACTATTTGAATAGCTTCATGAAAGGTAATGCGCATATTCAATTAAAACCATAAATCGATATTCCGTAGAGTTAGCATTGCTTTAAATGTAACCAAGGAATGATTTGAGTTATGCTACAAGAAATACATTATCTCTAATCTCTTGCACCCtgtttctcatttctctctctccctctgtttctcatttctctctgtttctcatttctctctctctctctctgtctctctctctctctttctctctttctctctctctctctctctctctctgttttttcacTCAGTGTCTCTTTACCTCCTGTTGAACCTCGCTGAGGACACGAGAACGGAGCTGAAAATGAGGAATAAGAACATTGTTGGTCTGTTGGTCAAAGTTCTTGATCGGGATGATGAGGAGCTGCTGGTCCTGGTGGTTTCATTCCTGAAGAAGCTGTCCATCTTTTTGGAGAACAAAAACGACATGGTGAGACGCAGATTAGATAAGATTCATGGTGCGAGGAGGGACAAAGGAAGAAcctcaaatatatttatgtattcagTCTCACAGAGAACTGGGGATATTGAGTAATTTCCTAATATGCCCCTGCAAGCAAAGGGTAAAACCAGAATCCACTTGTTCTTTGAATCCCTTTTAGAACTGCATTCATTCCACAAGATGTTGGAAACTTTCCTCTGAGATTCTGCTTGATGTTCACATGACTGCATCACATTGCACATCGCAGATTTGTCAGTTGCACATTCATGCTGCCAATCTCCTGTTCTACTACATCACAAAGGTTGTACTggattgacattttatttttggaggTCAGCAGTTTCAGAAATACTCAAATCAGCCCATCTGAAAACAACAATCACACCACTGAGATCACATTTTTTTCTCCACTCTGATGTTTGATGTTAGCATTAACTTTAAGTTCCCGACCTGAAGATTTGCCCGGTCTCCCCTTTATTGATTAAACCACACTAACTGTAAAAGTCTGGGTCTGGTTGCTTTCTAGTTagatttgtttctgtgtgacttGCAGGCTGAGGTTGACACTGTAGAACGACTGGCTCGTCTGGTTCCCTGTGACCATGAAGATCTGTTAAACCTGACCCTGCGCCTGCTGCTCAACCTCTCCTTTGACTCTGGGCTCCGAGCCAAGATGGTTGAAGTTGGACTTTTACCCAAACTGACTGGCTTGATGAGTATATATACGCACTAATATAACAGTCGATATTACACAGCAATTGAAGAACTTTATTCCTTATGCCTTACAATTCATAATGAATGACCTCCTTTACATAATGCATGATGGTAGTGTTATTTTCTTCATCTCCATTTGGGAATTGTCAAAATCCTCTTATGTCTGTCTTTGTGCAGGTGATGAGAACAACCGGCAAGTAGTGATGCGTATCCTGTATCATATCAGCATGGATGACCGCTTCAAGGGCATGTTTGTTTACACTGACTGTATACCTCAGGTATGAGAACAGCCACTGAGaatcattaaaaaagaaataaaaatgaagtaaTTGACGTGATCTTTGAATGGTTTGAAGTCAGAgctgtttgtgtatctgtgtgtagcTCATGCAGATGCTGTTTGAGTGCAGTGAGGAGGAAATTGAAGCCGAGCTCATCTCCATCTGCATCAACCTGGCTGCAAACAAGAGGAACGCTCAACTTACATGTGAAGGTAGATTTATATGAGCTGCATTGACTCATTTATATCGATATTCTAAGCTGGTACAAAGAAGGAAGGAGACCAGCTGTTTTCATATTGGAACACGCTAAATGTGGCAAGAGAGCAAAGTGATAGAACGCCTCATTTATCGGGGCCTTCGTTATGAAGATCGTGACGCACCAGGGGGAAAATAACAGAAAGGCAACTCCTATACTAGCAGTGGCAAAGGAGTCAATTTCTTCTTTTAGCAAAGTTTAATGTAAAAGAGCCAGACTTTAATGTATTTGGTGTCTGAAGTTATGTCAGATAGCAATGTTATGCTATCTCTGCTCAGTTGATGAATATCTGGGGGATACATTAACATAACCATAATTGCATGGTGGGAAATTTTTCCAAGTTTTGTCTTAAGGAAGGTGCAGTGTTTCCAGACTTTATAAACCCCTGATCCCAACAACGACCCACTGACTCTGCATAATCCTCCCAGACTGCACCACCTGATCTTAAATATTACTTTCTGGGCTTTAGCTTTAACAGTTTCTGGCTTAAGTGGAGAGTCATGTTTGGTACAGTCCTGTTTAGTTTAAGTGTTTCTTGATTGTGAtggtctctgtttgtctctgtctgtaggAAATGGGCTGAAGATGCTGATGAAGAAAGCTCTTAAGACAAAAGACTgtctgctgatgaagatgatcagAAACATCTCACAACACGATGGACCAAGCAAACCACTGTTCATAGTTAGTTACAAATCCCCATTTGAAACATATGAGTGTTACTCTGGTGGTGGTAGTGTTATCAGTAGAACTTATTGTTTCACCGGGATATTTTCGTTCCTCATGATGGagttgtctcctctcctcctctcaggacTATGTGGGTGACCTGGCAGCAGAGATCCgtgcagaggaagatgaggagtgGGTTCTCGAGTGTCTGGGGACACTGGCCAACCTCACCATCCCTGACCTGGACTGGGAGTTGGTGCTGAAGGAGTACAACCTGGTACCTTACCTCAAAGACAGACTCAAACCAGGTAGTTACTCGTCCTTGAGAATACAGTTCCAAATGTATGGGCACTCCCTGAGCAAGTCACATATTGAACAGATTttttgaaagtgaaaagaagtAAATATAACCCCTTTTTCAAATAGATAGATTATATGAAATCCCTTTCTGCTTGAAATTCTTGAAATGGCAATTACTGGTAACTGTAAGAAAAGCTTCCAGATAAAACTGCACGTTTGCTGGGAGCTGCAGGAAGGTTGAGTTGACACAGGTGCTGCAAGCATGAAGAATGCAAAGACACATCTGGATTAGCCAGAGGTGTCTTTTCTCCGAGTTGTGGAAAAGCCTCAACTCAATTCTTTGTTTTTGCTTCACCTTGCTTTCTACTGAAACAGTCTAAACCAGCAGCATTCAGTAAAAGTTTAATTTCTTACTTTTATCTCTtgtgtcatgtgtgtttgtgtgttccagGCTCAGCAGAGGATGACCTCATCCTAGAGGTGGTGATTATGATTGGAACGGTTTCCATGGATGATGCCTGTGCCGCCATGTTGGCTAAATCTGGCATCATTCCTGCCCTTATCGAGCTACTGAACGGTGACTtacttacacacagacagacacacaattacacGTTTCACCTTGGGAAGTGAACGTAGTCCTAATTAATTTCCTAGTGACTCAACCTAGAAATACAAGGAATCTTAAAATCTCATACAGTTTCAGCCCTTCTTATGAATATTAAATGTAAGCGTTATCTTAATTGGTGAATTTATAGTATCATAACCTTTAACGATGTGCTCTCCATGTGTTCTATGTAGCCCAACAGGAGGACGACGAGTTTGTGTGTCAGATTGTCTACGTCTTCTATCAAATGGTTTTCCACCAAGCCACACGAGACGTCATCATCAAAGACACCCGTATCCTTCCCACAATGCACTCTAATTTACGTAGAGATGAATGGGTACACTGACTGTAAAATATTTCACACGCCATCCTCAGAAGGTTTCTGTGGTTTTTCTTTAACCCTCGCTCTAGAGGCTCCAGCCTACCTGATAGACCTGATGCATGACAAGAACGCTGAGATTAGAAAAGTGTGTGACAACACCCTCGACATTATTGCTGTAAGTGAAAAGCCACATTGCAGATGCAGTGTAGTAGGTACTGGAAACcacataatttattaaatatgataCAGAATCAaacattcctgtgtgtgttagtgtaggCTGCCTCTCATTTACTTGTTCCCTCATGTTCTAGGAGTACGATGAGGAGTGGGGGAGGAAGATCCAGTCAGAGAAGTTTCGTTTCCATAACAACCAATGGTTGGAGATGGTCGAGAGTCGTCAGGCTGATGAGTCGGAAACGTATCTCTATGATAACGACAATGACAGGGCAGATCTCTTCTATAGTGCAGGTACATTGAACTCAGGACTATGCATTATACTGCAAAATATTACaggtcatttgttttttgtcacaGTACCTACAAATCATTGTGCTGCTttcaatacatttgttttttagcaTATATTTAAAGCATATCTCAGGCCATTAGAGTATCTGTCTCCCTCCTATTTACTCTTTACTATATAGCTGTTGTCataggccctgttcagacctggtattaagacacagtgaggacacatTTAAGATTTGATTACTCAGACACAACTGGAGGGGATTTGGGACACATGCCGCCACATTCTTTTAGCACCTATCTGTATGGTCAGACTGGTTATAAACATTATGTGGTCGATGTGAACAGAAATTATGAACTTGCTTATTTGCGTATAGAGAGCGTATAAATCCAATCACTTATATTACATAAAGTTTTGGCTGTGGCAACATTCAGAAAAGATTAATCCTATAAAAACAATTTGGCCTACCATGAAGTGCAATCACAATGTGTCACCAGAGAGCTTATGTGCATTTTatcttcatgtgtttgtcttAAGATGGAATAACTCCAGCAGACGGCTGCGTCAGCCCAGATTTCTTCAGTGACCTGCAGGCTCAGAACGGAGACTCACACCTCACAGAGTGAGTTACTGTTACTGTTGGTGATGCAAATCACGGAAATATGCCAGACTGTCTTATttctgtttggccttggtggtcTAGACTCTACGTGACCCAGAAAGGCCACCCCTTTGTGGGTTAATATGCCAAAGGAGGTAGCCTCAGAATTGGGGCAcagcaaacacatgcacacacacacacacacacacacacacacacaggaagataTTATTTAAACTAAAGAAAGTTGGTCATAcacttgtttttgttagtttttatCGAGGCCTTCGTGTGTTTCACTAGAGAATAAAAATACTATTTTTCATGTCCAGCCACAGTCTTACTTGTGTTCCTCATATTGAAGTTAATAGTGTTAATTAAACTGGTTTTGTTCTCCAGAGCTGACAGAGACATCTTCGACCAgaccagctcatcacctggaCGACCAGCCACTGCGTACGGCTTTAGACCTGACGAGCAGCCCTTCTATCagtacacatagacacacacacacacacacacgcctgttCTGTTCAACACGTCAGGACATCCTGACATGTTAACATCCACAATCTGCATATCCACATCATTAGAATGacaataaaatattacaaatattaatagCCACTACGATCGTGTAGATAGACGATTTTCTCACTGATTGGAGGTGTTCCGAGTGATTAGAGCCATACTTTACCATTATTGTATCAAATTATTATCAAATTATTATTCATAGTAGTaggattaaattaaaattaaatttaaaagaaTCTTACATCTGCATAgtttcacgtctgattctcccACATAAAACAATTGCAAGCACCCACACAACACTCGGACTGGACTGTGTGTAGATGCCTCGCTGTACATGACAGAGTGGAGGAGATTAGAGATAtacaaaaagaacaaatcaaTCTGCTTGACTTGTGTTTTCAAGCTTTTTGTCAAAACTGCAAGTGAATGGACAGTCaatgtgatagagagagagagaaaaaggaaccataaaaacataaatagcATGATGTGCCTCTGCAGCTCTAACGGAGTAAGAGAGATAAGTTTTGGTCAGTACGTAGTTGTAATTTTTAATTCTGGCACGATAATGAAGGTTGGAGTGGGAACCAGATCGATCTTTTAAATATTACTAATACTCGTGACAGACTTGGTGTGAACCCACCCATTTTTTCAAGTTATCAGAAATAATAGAAGATCCAGTAGTTGTGGAGAAGCCTGTATATAACCCTGACAGGGACTAACACTTCAGATTATAATGGTGTTATTTAATAACCTGCAGTTCCACACAGTCATAACCCATTTCCTTCATTCCACCAccacaacaagaacaacaagaacaacaagaacaacaaagaAGTACatcaagttaatgttaaatCTTCCTCACTGGCCACAGTCTTTGTATGATACGTTTTTTGTTGAAAAGCAATCGATCTAAAGAATGTGAACAAACTTCATTTTTATCTATGTTGAAAAGTTTTGCACGTGTTTTGTTTATAGTGATTATTTGTTGCTTCCTCAAATCTACATAAAAATACTCAGATACTTTCTTACCTTGGTTCAAGGGTTTGAGATTCACCAGACTCTGTATAATAACACTATCAACTTCTTTAGTCACAGTCATTTTAACTATGTCGAtaactgtgttttttaatgtcactGTAAACTGGGTACACTGCTGCTGGTGAGCCTTACATCTTGGAGTGCTTTTAGACTTGAAAAGCAGAACCAAGACACTGTACCAGAGTCTGTTTACGTGAGATTGTCTGAAGGTGTGATTACACATTTTGTGGAAGTTCTGGAAATTGCTAAATCTACGAGTCGTGTATATGTGACTACGTGCAATGGAAACTGTTTCAGTGGATGCATAATGATGTAGAGGCTCTAAACTTGCAAGAAGCGGCAGATGCAAACGTCAAGGAAAGTTTGGACTAATAAGGAGGCTGCAGTCTTCCTTGAATATGACAGACATCCCCGTCTGTCACCAACTATTACATGTTAATACATTcacagttttcttcttttgcaCTGGTACAGTGGCAGCTGGGTAGTGGAGGGCAataggtatatatatatatatatatatatatatatatgcatactTGGCAAATAtttctgaaaatatatatagaagAGTGCAGGTAACACTAACATTATGTGCTGCTGTTTCGCTAAGGTAAAACCACCCAAATTTGTATACACCCCAAATATGAAGCTGTCATCATATCTGTGATAGAATTCAAATTATTTGAATGATTTGCTTCCTTATCAATGGGCCAGCTTTAGTTTTCTCAATGACTGTTTAAACAGAGAAAAGGCCCCAGACTGATTGATGACTGGCCTTAATTTTCAATAATACAGTAATTGTATTAGCATGTGCCGTGTTTAGTATGATAACCATTCTGACATTTCATGTATTTACTGTACATATTTCTCTGTTTTAAAAGCAGTGAGAGCAGCTTTGGACCATGGAGAGtcaatgttgttgtgttgacagTGTTATTTGTAGCGTGTTTATGGCTGTTTTCACTTTTACCAGGGTCCTGTAGTAGTTACTGTCTCACAGGGTCATTGTTTACTGTGTGTTCTTAGAGCCACAGAGCCTTTATACGAGAAAATGATGGGAATCAGCATAATTACACATTTCAAACCAAAAACACATTGTTCCATGAACTAAACTACATCGTTCTCAATGAAGAGGAGAGTTGTTCATTCTGTTAAGTGCTGGACAGTTTTGCAACATACTGTTATTACTTTTAGGCATATTTGCACATGTAGTTATATTTTGATGCATGgttatagttgttttttttatcataagtTATTGTGAGACTACAGTATGTACACTATATTGTCTTTATGATTTTATTGCTACTTAACTGTAAAAAGTAGTAAGTACTGTTCTATAGatattcttcatcatcactgtctttcttctttaaataaaaacacacatcatatgatatttgactgttttaatACCACACTGTGTTCAATGTTACATTCGGGATATCAAGGGTACCTTGCTCAGTTTTCTTGtaaatttggtttattttagaTATACCTTGATGAAATACAACAAATCAGATTTAGTCACAGATAGAATGATTAAGTCTTGGAAAGTCATGGTGTGTGAAAAGAAGGGTTTCTCCTGATTAACTTTCAGAGCTGATCGTTCATAGGTCAGGAAATCACATCATGCAGACTTCAAAAGTCAAATTTTCCAGGTATCTCTGCATCATTCACACAAATATTGATAGATAAAATGATATTTGATCGTAAGATGGAATCATGTCATCATGTCATCACTGTGAAGTCAGAATATGATGTCAAACAGTAAAGTAATACTTTTGTAACCAAAATTCACCACCAGTGATGAACCTGCTGCTCATTACCACTGACTCAGTTCTTCTGCTCATCTCTATGGAGCTTATGGCAGCTTTCAGTTAACTGTTTTGGTTTTATGGCTTTAAGTATAGTATTGTATATAGTACATTGTTTGGTTCAGTTTCAGCTCTGTTAAACCCAGAATACTGGACCTGACCAGACAATCAGAGACCAGCACAGTGGAACATTTAGATGCTACAGAGCCAGATATTTTTCATCAGAGTTGgtggcaccaaagaaaacaTAACATTAGAAATTAGATTGTATATTGATTGAAATTCATCAAATAAGACTTCAATGATAATTTTATAAAGTGATCGTACATCAGTGTGACCAAACAATGAAAGAAAGTATCTTCAAGAACATGATGCTGACAGCATCTTAATTAGTTTTATCCATTTGAGTGTTAGCCGAAAAGAAACAGGTACACATTTTTTAACTTCATGTTGACAATGTGTCAAACTATTAATGGAATGGGTTTGACTTTTGTCAATGAgtggatataaagatggaggatagGACgactcccaaaagtgaagccaaaacatcttgtatgacctctggtggctggctgaaccCTACCTCTTCTATGTGAGCAGTTGGGACATGTACCAAACTAAAAGTAGAAGCAcgtgtcaatttttttttccaagatgatttctgtcatttaaggtagtcCTTATTATTAGgtcgtttttttttctacataatTTTATGCCGCAATAATGGAGTGGGACAGGTGATTGACAGGTGCGACTGTCTTGTGAACGGTCGAGGTAAGGGGGGCTGGTATCCCACCACCATCAGACTCCAAATGTCAGGATAATTTGGCTTCGTTTTTGTAAAGTAggtggaagtggagacacgtccaTCTTTATCAACTGTGGTCCCATCGGTCAGGGTCCACACTTGTCCAGGTCAGGTGACTGTCAGGGTGTGTGGTTGTTGGGACAGGGGCTGACGACCATCTCCACTTCAGTGATCTCTGTCACAAGCTCTCTGATAATAGCCA contains the following coding sequences:
- the kifap3a gene encoding kinesin-associated protein 3a — protein: MQDDARYLKRKVTAGSLDVHPTEKALVVHYEVEASILGESGGHMLAERKEGQKIIRVKSLSPSTDVGALAKKVVEECKLIPSSRLPQVEQLLYYLQNRKSSPVEGKVEKKEKRSVKPRELTPFEGMELNEEASITKVDEYVELLYEGVPEKIRGSALILQLARNPENLEELLHNEAVLGALARVLREDWKQSGELATIIIYIFFCFSSFSQFHGVVSHYKVGALCMSVVEHELKRHDVWCEELRKKNKACESALENGSLRRDQDKALRKYQGLRAKQEQLLRVSLYLLLNLAEDTRTELKMRNKNIVGLLVKVLDRDDEELLVLVVSFLKKLSIFLENKNDMAEVDTVERLARLVPCDHEDLLNLTLRLLLNLSFDSGLRAKMVEVGLLPKLTGLMSDENNRQVVMRILYHISMDDRFKGMFVYTDCIPQLMQMLFECSEEEIEAELISICINLAANKRNAQLTCEGNGLKMLMKKALKTKDCLLMKMIRNISQHDGPSKPLFIDYVGDLAAEIRAEEDEEWVLECLGTLANLTIPDLDWELVLKEYNLVPYLKDRLKPGSAEDDLILEVVIMIGTVSMDDACAAMLAKSGIIPALIELLNAQQEDDEFVCQIVYVFYQMVFHQATRDVIIKDTQAPAYLIDLMHDKNAEIRKVCDNTLDIIAEYDEEWGRKIQSEKFRFHNNQWLEMVESRQADESETYLYDNDNDRADLFYSADGITPADGCVSPDFFSDLQAQNGDSHLTEADRDIFDQTSSSPGRPATAYGFRPDEQPFYQYT